One genomic window of uncultured Fusobacterium sp. includes the following:
- a CDS encoding tRNA1(Val) (adenine(37)-N6)-methyltransferase has translation MCENKFETVIDLLQKNMKIIQRADHFSFSIDSLLVSEFATITRTTKNIVDLGTGNGVIPLFLSKKTKAHITGIEIQKISSELAKRNIELNNLADQISIINDDMKNWRNYFKKGSVDLVVTNPPFFKFFGEEKQLNDLDQLSLARHEISINLDSLIETASNLLKDKGYFTMVHRVDRLIDIIETMKKYSIEPKKIQFCYTKIEKEGKILLIEGVKNGNPNLRVLPPLIAHDDNGEYSKVILEMFK, from the coding sequence ATGTGTGAAAATAAATTTGAAACTGTTATTGACCTATTACAAAAAAATATGAAAATTATACAAAGAGCTGATCATTTTTCTTTTTCTATTGATTCTCTATTAGTCTCTGAATTTGCTACAATAACAAGAACTACTAAAAATATTGTTGATTTAGGAACAGGAAATGGTGTTATTCCTCTTTTTCTTTCAAAAAAAACAAAGGCTCATATTACAGGTATAGAAATTCAAAAAATTTCTAGTGAGCTTGCCAAAAGAAATATAGAGTTAAATAATTTAGCTGATCAAATAAGTATTATAAATGACGATATGAAAAATTGGAGAAATTATTTCAAAAAAGGAAGTGTAGATTTAGTTGTTACAAATCCACCATTTTTTAAATTTTTTGGTGAAGAAAAACAACTTAATGACTTAGATCAACTTTCTTTAGCGAGACATGAAATAAGTATTAACCTAGACTCACTTATCGAAACTGCTTCAAATCTTTTAAAAGATAAGGGATATTTTACAATGGTTCATAGGGTAGATAGATTAATTGATATTATTGAAACTATGAAAAAATATTCAATTGAACCTAAAAAAATTCAATTTTGTTATACTAAAATAGAAAAAGAGGGAAAAATTCTTTTGATAGAAGGTGTTAAAAATGGAAATCCTAATTTAAGAGTTCTTCCACCTTTAATTGCACACGATGATAATGGTGAATATTCAAAAGTTATCTTAGAAATGTTTAAATAA
- a CDS encoding electron transfer flavoprotein subunit alpha/FixB family protein, whose translation MNLNDYKGILVFAEQRDGVLQNVGLELIGKAKELAQTLDVPVTAALIGYNVGKLADTLGEYGADKVIVVDQPKLELYDTEAYAQVFKAIIDAKKPEIVLFGATTLGRDLAPRVSSRMNTGLTADCTKLEVNPETKGLEMTRPAFGGNLMATIICPDHRPQMSTVRPGVMQKAPKEEGRRAEVETFSVTLDTSKMKVKVLQVVKETKNKVDISEAKILVSGGRGIGSAENFAALESVAKELGATVSASRAAVDAGFISHDRQVGQTGKTVRPDIYFACGISGAIQHVAGMEESEYIVAINKDKEAPIFSIADLGIVGDANKIAVQLLEALKKAKESR comes from the coding sequence ATGAATTTAAATGATTATAAAGGAATATTAGTATTTGCAGAACAAAGAGATGGGGTACTTCAAAACGTTGGACTTGAATTAATAGGAAAAGCTAAAGAATTAGCACAAACATTAGATGTTCCAGTAACAGCAGCTTTAATTGGATACAATGTAGGAAAATTAGCTGATACTTTAGGAGAATATGGAGCAGATAAAGTAATAGTTGTAGATCAACCAAAATTAGAGTTATATGATACTGAAGCTTATGCACAAGTATTTAAAGCAATAATAGATGCTAAAAAACCTGAAATAGTTCTATTTGGAGCAACTACTTTAGGAAGAGACTTAGCACCAAGAGTATCTTCAAGAATGAATACAGGACTTACAGCAGACTGTACAAAACTAGAAGTTAATCCAGAAACTAAAGGACTTGAAATGACAAGACCTGCATTTGGTGGAAACTTAATGGCAACAATTATTTGTCCAGATCATAGACCACAAATGTCAACAGTAAGACCAGGAGTTATGCAAAAAGCTCCTAAAGAAGAAGGAAGAAGAGCAGAAGTAGAAACTTTCTCTGTAACTTTAGACACTTCTAAAATGAAAGTAAAAGTATTACAAGTAGTTAAAGAAACTAAAAATAAAGTTGATATTTCAGAAGCTAAAATACTTGTTTCTGGAGGAAGAGGAATTGGTTCAGCTGAAAACTTTGCAGCATTAGAATCAGTTGCTAAAGAATTAGGAGCTACTGTATCTGCATCAAGAGCAGCAGTAGATGCTGGATTCATTTCTCATGATAGACAAGTAGGACAAACTGGTAAAACAGTTAGACCTGATATTTACTTCGCATGTGGAATTTCTGGAGCAATCCAACACGTTGCAGGTATGGAAGAATCAGAATATATTGTAGCTATCAACAAAGATAAAGAAGCACCTATTTTCAGTATAGCTGATTTAGGAATAGTTGGAGATGCTAATAAAATAGCTGTTCAATTATTAGAAGCTTTAAAGAAAGCAAAAGAATCTAGATAG
- a CDS encoding electron transfer flavoprotein subunit beta/FixA family protein, which translates to MKIVVCIKQVPDTTEIKLDPVTGTLIRDGVPSIMNPDDKAGLEEALRLKDKYDAHVTVITMGPPQAEAILREAYAMGADRAILLTDRKFGGADTLATSNTIAAALRKLDADLIIAGRQAIDGDTAQVGPQIAEHLGLPQVSYVKEMQYDEKDNSLTIKRVVEDGYYLVNVQLPALVTVLTEANAPRYMRVKGIVEAFDRPIETWTFDDVEINPEIIGLKGSPTKVKKSFTKGAKQAGKVFELDTKEAVELIIEKLKEKFVI; encoded by the coding sequence ATGAAAATAGTAGTTTGTATAAAGCAAGTTCCAGACACAACTGAGATAAAATTAGATCCAGTAACAGGAACATTAATTAGAGATGGAGTTCCTAGTATCATGAACCCAGATGATAAAGCTGGATTAGAAGAAGCATTAAGATTAAAAGATAAATATGATGCTCATGTAACTGTAATTACAATGGGACCACCTCAAGCTGAAGCTATATTAAGAGAAGCTTATGCAATGGGAGCAGACAGAGCAATATTATTAACAGATAGAAAATTTGGAGGAGCTGATACTTTAGCTACTTCTAATACAATAGCTGCTGCTTTAAGAAAATTAGATGCTGATTTAATTATTGCAGGAAGACAAGCAATTGACGGAGATACTGCACAAGTAGGACCACAAATAGCTGAACACCTTGGATTACCACAAGTATCTTATGTAAAAGAGATGCAATATGACGAAAAAGATAACAGCTTAACTATAAAAAGAGTTGTAGAAGATGGATATTATTTAGTAAATGTTCAACTTCCAGCTTTAGTAACTGTATTAACAGAAGCTAATGCTCCAAGATATATGAGAGTAAAAGGAATAGTTGAAGCTTTTGATAGACCAATTGAAACTTGGACATTTGATGATGTTGAAATTAATCCAGAAATTATCGGATTAAAAGGATCACCTACAAAAGTTAAAAAATCATTTACAAAAGGAGCTAAACAAGCTGGAAAAGTATTTGAATTAGATACTAAAGAAGCTGTTGAGTTAATTATTGAAAAATTAAAAGAGAAGTTTGTTATCTAA
- a CDS encoding acyl-CoA dehydrogenase has product MEFNMPKTHELFRQMIREFAEKEVKPLAAEVDEEERFPVETVKKMAEIGLMGIPIPKEYGGAGGDNVMYAMAVEELSRVCATTGVIVSAHTSLGTWPILKFGTEEQKQKYLPKLASGEWLGAFGLTEPNAGTDAAGQQTTAVLDETTNEWVINGSKIFITNAGYANVYVIFAMTDKSLGLKGISAFIIEAGTPGFTVGKKEKKLGIKGSSTCELIFEDARIPKENLLGQIGKGFKIAMMTLDGGRIGIASQALGIAQGALDETVNYVKERKQFKRAIAQFQNTQFQLADLEVKVEAARLLVYKAAWRESNHLPYTVDAARAKLFAAETAMEVTTKAVQLHGGYGYTREYPVERMMRDAKITEIYEGTSEVQRMVISGNLLK; this is encoded by the coding sequence ATGGAATTTAATATGCCTAAAACACATGAACTTTTCAGACAAATGATAAGAGAATTTGCTGAAAAAGAGGTAAAACCTCTAGCTGCTGAAGTAGATGAAGAGGAGAGATTTCCAGTTGAAACAGTTAAGAAAATGGCTGAAATTGGATTAATGGGTATCCCTATTCCAAAAGAATATGGAGGAGCTGGTGGAGATAACGTAATGTACGCTATGGCTGTAGAAGAACTTTCTAGAGTTTGTGCTACAACAGGAGTTATCGTATCTGCACACACTTCATTAGGAACTTGGCCAATTTTAAAATTTGGTACTGAAGAACAAAAACAAAAATATCTTCCAAAATTAGCAAGTGGAGAATGGTTAGGAGCATTTGGATTAACTGAACCAAATGCAGGTACTGATGCTGCTGGACAACAAACTACTGCAGTTTTAGATGAAACTACAAATGAATGGGTAATAAACGGATCAAAAATATTCATAACAAACGCAGGATATGCTAATGTATATGTAATATTTGCTATGACAGATAAATCATTAGGATTAAAAGGAATTTCAGCTTTCATAATAGAAGCAGGAACACCTGGATTCACTGTAGGTAAAAAAGAGAAAAAACTTGGAATTAAAGGATCTTCAACTTGTGAATTAATATTTGAAGATGCAAGAATTCCAAAAGAAAACCTATTAGGACAAATAGGAAAAGGATTCAAAATTGCTATGATGACTCTTGATGGAGGAAGAATAGGAATAGCTTCTCAAGCATTAGGAATAGCTCAAGGAGCTTTAGATGAAACTGTAAACTATGTAAAAGAAAGAAAACAATTCAAGAGAGCAATAGCTCAATTCCAAAATACACAATTCCAATTAGCAGACTTAGAAGTAAAAGTAGAAGCTGCAAGACTTCTTGTTTATAAAGCTGCATGGAGAGAAAGTAACCATTTACCATATACAGTAGATGCTGCAAGAGCAAAACTTTTTGCTGCTGAAACTGCTATGGAAGTAACTACTAAAGCAGTTCAATTACATGGAGGATATGGATACACAAGAGAATATCCAGTAGAAAGAATGATGAGAGATGCTAAGATTACTGAAATTTATGAAGGAACATCAGAAGTTCAAAGAATGGTAATCTCTGGAAATCTTTTAAAATAG
- a CDS encoding aminopeptidase P family protein, whose protein sequence is MKITERLEKLRELMRERGIDFYIIPSDDYHQSEYVGEYFKCREWISGFTGSAGVVVVSLKEAGLWTDGRYFIQAEKQLEGSGIKLFKMGEEGVPTFIQYISNNIQEKEVLGFDGKVVSTKIALDFKDILKEKNIELKTEYDLIGELWNDRPQLANSEAFILDEKFTGESIESKLNRIREVLEKENCDINIISSLDDIAWIFNLRGNDVKNNPVNLAYAIITVDRAVLYIQEKKLNSEVEKYLYKNNIEIRDYFEIYEDIEKISNSNIIMLDLNKVNYSIYRNLNKGIKVINKPNPSTIMKACKNKIELENLRNAHLKDGVAVTKFMYWLKTNVGKENITELSATEKLENFRKEQDLYIEPSFDTIAAYEANAAMMHYKADEKTNKKLEAKNMFLVDSGGQYFDGTTDITRTFVLGECSDEIKKHFTLVLKGMINLSKVKFLYGVTGTNLDILARQALWNIGIDYKCGTGHGVGFLLNVHEGPHGIRVQYNPQVLEEGMTVTNEPGVYIEGSHGIRLENELIVIKDEKTNFGQFMRFETMTYAPLDLDGVKKELLSKEEIEFLNNYHKNVYEKVSPYLTQEEKQWLKEYTKEI, encoded by the coding sequence GTGAAAATTACAGAAAGATTGGAAAAGCTAAGAGAATTAATGAGGGAAAGAGGGATAGATTTTTATATTATTCCTTCAGATGATTATCATCAAAGTGAGTATGTAGGAGAGTATTTTAAATGTAGAGAATGGATTTCAGGATTTACAGGGTCAGCTGGAGTAGTTGTAGTTTCTTTAAAAGAAGCGGGACTATGGACAGATGGGAGATACTTTATACAAGCAGAAAAACAATTAGAAGGAAGTGGAATAAAACTTTTTAAAATGGGAGAAGAGGGAGTTCCTACTTTTATTCAATATATTAGTAACAATATTCAAGAAAAAGAGGTTCTTGGTTTTGATGGTAAAGTTGTTTCAACTAAGATAGCTTTAGATTTTAAAGATATTTTAAAAGAAAAAAATATTGAACTAAAAACTGAATATGATTTAATAGGAGAACTATGGAATGATAGACCACAATTAGCTAATAGTGAAGCTTTTATTTTAGATGAAAAATTTACTGGAGAAAGTATAGAAAGTAAATTAAATAGAATAAGAGAAGTTTTAGAAAAAGAAAATTGTGATATAAATATAATTAGTTCATTAGATGATATAGCTTGGATATTTAATTTAAGAGGAAATGATGTAAAAAATAATCCTGTAAATTTAGCATATGCAATAATAACTGTAGATAGAGCAGTACTATATATACAAGAAAAAAAATTAAATAGTGAAGTTGAAAAATATCTTTATAAAAATAATATCGAAATAAGAGATTATTTTGAAATTTATGAAGATATAGAGAAAATTTCTAATTCTAATATTATAATGTTAGATTTAAATAAAGTAAATTATAGTATATATAGAAATTTAAATAAGGGAATAAAGGTTATAAATAAACCTAATCCAAGTACTATAATGAAAGCTTGTAAAAATAAAATAGAGTTAGAAAATCTAAGAAATGCTCATTTAAAAGATGGAGTAGCTGTTACTAAGTTTATGTATTGGTTAAAAACAAATGTTGGTAAAGAGAATATAACAGAACTTTCAGCTACTGAAAAGTTAGAAAATTTTAGAAAAGAGCAAGATTTATATATTGAACCTAGTTTTGATACTATAGCAGCTTATGAAGCTAATGCAGCAATGATGCATTATAAAGCTGATGAAAAAACAAATAAAAAATTGGAAGCTAAAAATATGTTTTTAGTTGATTCTGGAGGACAATATTTCGATGGAACGACTGATATAACTAGAACTTTTGTTTTGGGAGAGTGTTCTGATGAGATAAAAAAACATTTTACTTTAGTTTTAAAGGGTATGATAAATTTATCTAAAGTTAAATTTTTATATGGGGTTACAGGAACAAACTTGGATATTTTAGCTAGACAAGCTCTTTGGAACATAGGAATAGATTATAAGTGTGGGACAGGACATGGAGTAGGATTTTTATTAAATGTTCATGAAGGGCCTCATGGAATAAGAGTGCAATATAATCCACAAGTTCTTGAAGAGGGAATGACTGTAACAAATGAACCTGGAGTATATATTGAAGGCTCACATGGAATTAGATTAGAAAATGAATTAATAGTAATAAAAGATGAAAAAACAAATTTTGGTCAATTCATGAGATTTGAAACAATGACTTATGCTCCATTGGATTTAGATGGAGTTAAAAAAGAATTACTTTCAAAAGAAGAGATAGAGTTTTTAAATAATTATCATAAGAATGTTTATGAAAAAGTTTCTCCATATCTAACACAAGAAGAAAAACAATGGTTGAAAGAATATACTAAGGAAATATAA
- a CDS encoding threonine/serine exporter family protein, whose product MISENKILILANLTGKIALQSGAETYRVEDIITRICKHYGLNAQCFVSITCIITSVRNYKGELFCSVERIQSRTTNLNKIHCINQLVRDIKKYNFDEFAKKLTSIDREIPYNKSIYFFAYCIGAFFFALLGGGNLHDAISASLGGGIIFLISSLANKLQANNFFINILGGFICTLSSYISFKLHFTDTVSYSTIGTIMLLVPGIALTNAVRDLVAGDLLSGLSRAAEAFLIGAALASGTGIALFILLKLEGI is encoded by the coding sequence ATGATTAGTGAAAATAAAATATTAATCTTAGCAAATTTAACAGGAAAAATAGCTTTACAAAGTGGAGCTGAAACCTATAGAGTTGAAGATATCATTACAAGAATATGTAAACATTATGGTTTAAATGCTCAATGTTTTGTTTCTATCACTTGCATTATAACTTCAGTAAGAAATTATAAAGGTGAACTTTTTTGTTCTGTTGAAAGAATCCAATCTAGAACTACTAATTTGAATAAAATTCATTGTATTAATCAATTAGTTAGGGATATAAAAAAATATAATTTTGATGAATTTGCTAAGAAATTAACTTCTATTGATAGAGAGATACCTTATAATAAATCAATTTATTTTTTTGCTTATTGTATTGGAGCTTTTTTCTTTGCCTTGTTAGGGGGAGGAAATTTACATGATGCAATAAGTGCTTCTTTAGGAGGAGGTATTATATTTTTAATTTCTAGTTTAGCTAATAAACTTCAAGCTAATAATTTTTTTATAAATATTCTAGGTGGATTTATATGTACATTATCATCTTATATTAGCTTTAAATTACATTTTACTGATACTGTATCCTATTCTACTATAGGTACTATTATGTTACTTGTTCCTGGAATTGCTCTTACTAATGCTGTTAGAGATCTAGTTGCAGGAGATTTACTTTCTGGTCTTTCTAGAGCTGCTGAAGCTTTTTTAATTGGAGCTGCTCTTGCCTCTGGAACTGGAATTGCTCTTTTCATTCTCTTAAAATTGGAGGGGATTTAA
- a CDS encoding ABC transporter substrate-binding protein encodes MKKKLFALLVTSLVLLSNSAFADEKDTLIVAQAAEAKTMDPVASNDVPSHRVFLNIYDTLIQRDQEGKLVPALADSWEQVDPLTLVLKLKKGIKFHNGNDFKANDVVFSLTRAKEAPALMSFFGDIDKVEAVDDYTVKITTKQPFGPLINYLSHKGSCILDEETVKAAGEDYALHPVGTGPYEFVSWRSGDRITLKANPNYFGGKPVTENLVFRVITEATNRTIALETKEVDIAYEIDPIDIQFVKSNPDLVLLEQPALNISYLGFNTKKAPFDKKEVREAISYAIDIPSLIQAVYLGAATPANSSVPPGVPGYNPNAKKYEQNITLAKELLAKAGYPNGFKAKISLNDTGVRKNIAIILQDQLKQIGIDLEVEIMEWGAYLDKLARGEQDMFILGWTTPPECDSALYALFHSKHHGSGGNRTYYTNPKVDKLLDLARSSTDQEERNKYYFEIQDIIQEELPMFVLVNPFDNAGIQKNIKGFQLDMESEHRLFKVGK; translated from the coding sequence ATGAAGAAAAAATTATTTGCACTTTTGGTTACATCTCTAGTTCTACTTTCAAATTCAGCATTTGCTGATGAAAAAGATACTCTTATTGTAGCTCAAGCAGCTGAAGCTAAAACTATGGATCCTGTTGCTTCTAATGATGTACCTTCTCATAGAGTATTTCTCAATATCTATGACACTCTTATTCAAAGAGATCAAGAAGGAAAATTAGTTCCTGCTCTTGCAGATTCTTGGGAACAAGTTGATCCACTTACATTAGTTTTAAAATTAAAAAAAGGAATCAAATTTCATAATGGAAATGACTTTAAAGCAAATGACGTAGTTTTCTCTTTAACAAGAGCTAAGGAAGCTCCTGCTCTTATGAGTTTCTTTGGAGATATTGATAAAGTAGAAGCAGTTGATGATTACACAGTAAAAATAACTACAAAACAGCCTTTTGGTCCATTAATTAACTACTTATCTCACAAAGGTTCTTGTATATTAGATGAAGAAACTGTAAAAGCTGCTGGTGAAGATTATGCTCTTCATCCAGTTGGAACTGGACCTTATGAATTTGTTTCTTGGAGATCAGGAGATAGAATAACTTTAAAAGCTAATCCTAATTATTTTGGAGGAAAACCTGTTACTGAAAATCTTGTTTTTAGAGTTATTACTGAAGCTACAAATAGAACAATTGCTTTAGAGACTAAAGAAGTTGATATTGCTTATGAAATTGATCCTATTGATATACAATTTGTTAAATCAAATCCTGATTTAGTTCTTTTAGAACAACCTGCTTTAAATATTAGTTATTTAGGATTTAATACTAAAAAAGCTCCTTTTGATAAAAAAGAAGTAAGAGAAGCTATCTCTTATGCTATTGATATACCAAGCTTAATTCAAGCTGTTTATTTAGGAGCTGCTACTCCAGCAAATTCTTCAGTTCCACCTGGAGTACCTGGATATAATCCAAATGCTAAAAAATATGAACAAAATATTACTTTAGCAAAAGAACTTCTAGCAAAAGCTGGATATCCTAATGGATTTAAAGCAAAAATATCTTTAAATGATACTGGAGTTAGAAAAAATATTGCTATTATTCTACAAGATCAATTAAAACAAATTGGAATAGATTTAGAAGTTGAAATTATGGAATGGGGAGCTTATCTTGATAAACTAGCTAGAGGAGAGCAAGATATGTTCATTCTTGGTTGGACAACTCCACCTGAATGTGACTCTGCTTTATATGCTCTATTCCATTCTAAACATCATGGAAGTGGAGGAAATAGAACTTATTACACAAATCCTAAAGTTGATAAATTACTTGATTTAGCTAGATCTTCTACTGATCAAGAAGAAAGAAATAAATACTATTTTGAAATTCAAGATATTATTCAAGAAGAATTACCTATGTTTGTTCTAGTAAATCCTTTTGACAATGCTGGTATTCAAAAAAATATAAAAGGTTTCCAATTAGATATGGAAAGTGAACACCGTCTTTTCAAAGTAGGTAAATAA
- a CDS encoding threonine/serine exporter family protein — translation MNRTIIEIIASAGSTFAFGILFNLKGKKLIAASIGGVIGWIIYIYFKHNGTSEPGAFFLSSIGITIYSEIIARVLKTPVTSTLIASLIPLVPGSGIYFTMSYFVENKIPEATQRGIDTLLVTIAITLGIVMVSTFSQIYYKIRRYNKINKKIRDRKRGKK, via the coding sequence ATGAATAGAACTATAATAGAGATTATAGCCTCTGCTGGAAGTACTTTTGCTTTTGGTATACTCTTCAATTTAAAAGGTAAAAAACTTATAGCTGCTAGTATTGGTGGTGTTATTGGATGGATTATATATATTTATTTTAAGCATAATGGTACTTCAGAACCAGGAGCTTTCTTTCTATCCTCTATAGGTATTACAATTTATTCTGAAATTATCGCTAGAGTTTTAAAAACTCCTGTTACATCTACTTTAATAGCCAGTCTTATTCCTCTTGTACCTGGTAGCGGAATATATTTCACAATGTCATATTTTGTTGAAAATAAAATTCCTGAAGCTACTCAAAGAGGAATTGATACACTTTTAGTCACAATAGCCATTACTTTAGGAATAGTTATGGTTTCTACATTCTCACAAATTTATTATAAAATTAGAAGATATAATAAGATTAATAAAAAAATTAGAGATAGAAAAAGAGGGAAAAAATAA
- the glmS gene encoding glutamine--fructose-6-phosphate transaminase (isomerizing), with protein sequence MCGIIGYVGNDQRAMEVILEGLSKLEYRGYDSAGLAVIEDGNIFIEKKSGKLENLREALANKKEKAYIGIGHTRWATHGNPTDENSHPHFSMDKKVAIVHNGIIENYLELKEELIKEGYVFTSQTDSEVVAHLFSKYYNGDMLATLKIVKEKIRGSYALGIINSENPEKLVCTRKESPLIIGIGKDKNFIASDVPAILKYTRDVIFLENDEMAIIEKDKVRVYDCQGIEIEKPIVKIEWDMEQASKGGYPHFMLKEIEEQPSVIEKTLDVYMNQKGKVDFGKSLENLDLSQINEIYIVACGTAYHAGLQGAYFFKKLAGIKTEVDIASEFRYSDPFIDEKSLVIFISQSGETLDTLMAMKMAKSKGAKTLAITNVLGSTISREADMVIYTLAGPEISVASTKAYTAQVTLFYMLALYFGEKREKISLEKYEEALDILHLLSDEVKKVIDEKEKIHKIAKMIKDKKDGFYIGRGIDDKCGREGSLKMKEITYIHTEAFSAGELKHGTIALIEKGTMVIAIATQEDMIEKMISNIKEVKARGAYVITLTKEKFKNIIDVSDEIITIGDIDDILAPTVANISLQLLAYYTAVEKGLDVDKPRNLAKSVTVE encoded by the coding sequence ATGTGTGGAATAATTGGTTATGTAGGAAATGATCAAAGAGCAATGGAGGTAATCTTAGAAGGATTGAGTAAGCTAGAGTATAGAGGATATGATTCTGCTGGTTTGGCTGTAATTGAAGATGGGAATATTTTCATTGAAAAAAAGAGCGGAAAATTAGAAAATTTAAGAGAAGCTTTAGCAAATAAAAAAGAAAAAGCATATATCGGAATAGGACATACTAGATGGGCAACTCATGGAAATCCAACTGATGAAAACTCTCATCCTCACTTTAGTATGGATAAAAAGGTAGCTATAGTTCACAATGGAATAATAGAAAATTATTTAGAACTAAAAGAAGAGCTAATAAAAGAGGGATATGTATTTACTTCGCAAACTGATAGTGAAGTAGTAGCTCATCTTTTTTCAAAATATTATAATGGAGATATGTTAGCTACATTAAAAATAGTTAAAGAGAAGATAAGAGGAAGTTATGCTTTAGGAATTATAAACAGTGAAAATCCAGAAAAATTGGTTTGTACTAGAAAAGAGAGTCCTTTAATAATAGGAATTGGTAAAGATAAAAACTTTATTGCTTCAGATGTTCCTGCAATTTTGAAATATACAAGAGATGTTATATTTCTAGAAAACGATGAGATGGCAATTATTGAAAAGGATAAAGTAAGAGTTTATGATTGTCAAGGAATAGAGATAGAAAAACCTATAGTTAAAATAGAATGGGATATGGAACAAGCAAGTAAAGGTGGATATCCTCATTTTATGTTAAAAGAGATAGAAGAGCAACCTAGTGTAATAGAAAAAACTTTAGATGTATATATGAATCAAAAAGGAAAAGTTGATTTTGGAAAAAGTCTAGAAAATTTAGATTTATCACAAATCAATGAAATTTATATAGTTGCTTGTGGAACTGCTTATCATGCTGGACTTCAAGGAGCATATTTCTTTAAGAAGTTAGCAGGAATAAAAACAGAGGTAGATATAGCTTCTGAGTTTAGATATAGTGATCCTTTTATAGATGAAAAAAGTTTAGTTATCTTTATAAGTCAATCAGGAGAGACTTTAGATACACTTATGGCTATGAAAATGGCTAAAAGTAAAGGAGCGAAAACTTTAGCTATTACTAATGTTTTAGGATCAACTATTTCAAGAGAGGCAGATATGGTAATTTATACTTTGGCAGGACCTGAAATCTCTGTAGCCTCTACTAAAGCTTATACTGCTCAAGTTACACTGTTTTATATGTTAGCTTTATATTTTGGTGAGAAAAGAGAAAAGATCTCTTTAGAAAAATATGAAGAAGCTTTAGATATATTACATCTTTTATCAGATGAAGTAAAAAAAGTAATTGATGAAAAAGAGAAAATTCATAAGATAGCCAAAATGATAAAAGATAAAAAAGATGGTTTTTATATAGGTAGAGGTATAGATGATAAATGTGGAAGAGAAGGATCTCTAAAGATGAAGGAGATAACTTATATTCATACTGAAGCATTTTCTGCTGGAGAATTAAAACATGGAACAATAGCTTTAATCGAAAAAGGAACTATGGTAATAGCAATAGCAACACAAGAAGACATGATTGAAAAGATGATTTCAAATATAAAAGAAGTAAAGGCAAGAGGAGCTTACGTAATAACTCTTACTAAAGAAAAATTTAAAAATATAATAGATGTTTCAGATGAGATTATCACTATTGGAGATATAGATGATATTTTGGCTCCTACAGTTGCAAATATCTCTTTACAATTATTAGCCTATTATACAGCTGTAGAAAAGGGATTAGATGTAGATAAGCCAAGAAATCTCGCTAAATCTGTTACAGTAGAATAA